In Prinia subflava isolate CZ2003 ecotype Zambia chromosome 29, Cam_Psub_1.2, whole genome shotgun sequence, the DNA window GTGGAGGGTGGGGGGCACCCTcgcctccagcccctctcccacacCCCCCCCGTGCCGTGGATGCGACTCCGCGTCCCCCCCTCCGCCACCATCGCCCACCCCAGAGCGCcttcctggggagcagggaaactgaggcagggccGGGGCAAAGGCGGATCCAGCTTTTCCAGTGCCCGCGTCCaaccctcccctctcccagcaaCTCCCTCGACTCTccccttgtttttctttccccacccGGTGTTGAGCAAACCCCGAAACGCCCGCTGGCGTCGCGCCGGGGCCCCGCGGCACCCGGGGGAGCGGCCGGGGCCCCCGCACCCGGCCGGGCTTGTTCCCGGCGTCCcgctgcctgctcctgcctgcgCTGCCTATTCCTGGCTCCCGGCCGCTTCTCCACCCCGCTGCCATCTGCTCCGCCGCGGGCGGCCCTGGCAGCTGCCGGCGGGGGCAGCCAGAGGGGGTTCGGCGCCCCCAGACCCCGCGCTGTGCCCGCAGGAGCTCAGCCCCTCCggccatggagctgctctccaccCCCAAAAACATCGAGATCAACAACATCACCTGCGACTCCTTCCGCATCTCCTGGGCCATGGAGAAGGGGGACCTGGAGAGGGTCACCCACTACTTCATCGACCTCAACAAGAAGGAGAACAAGAATTCCAACAAGTTCAAACACCGGGTGAGGCGGGGAGAGGACGCGGGACCCCCTGCCCGGGGAGAGGAGacggggctgggagggaggaaccGGCTTTTAACCCTCTCTAGTGCCGAATTTGGGTCGTTCCCCTCACGGGACGCGCTGGCGGAGGGGACTGGGATGGGGATCGGGGGGTGAGGGACCCGGCTGAGCCCCCGCgggggagctgagctgctcctgctccccctccccgtGCTGCGAGTCACTAATTCGGGCCGTTTTTAGCAGCGCCGTTGCCACGGTGATGCTATTTAAtgtttaacattatttttttctctcctccccaATAATAaggggtgggggggtggggggtgggatatttttttcccctctctctcccgACTTCAGCATCCGCCGTTGCCACAGAAACGGCTCTGCACTGCGGAGCTGCTCCGTGGCCTATTGACACCACGAGATGCCACCGGGAGCGCGGGGTCCCCGAGACCACCCCCACCCTGGGGaccctgtgtccccatccccgcAGGGACGTttttggggacagggacgggggagcactgtggggacagagcGGGGGCTGCCGCTCTAGACCCGGTGTTTGGGGGGGTCTCGGTGGATATTTTGGGGAGTGTGGTACCCGCAGCATCCCCGCGGGGGTGGGACGCTGCTGTCCCGCCTGACCCTCGCCCCTCGGCGCAGGATGTCCCCACCAAGCTGGTGGCCAAGGCGGTGCCGCTGCCCATGACGGTGCGGGGCCACTGGTTCCTGAGCCCCCGCACCGAGTACAGCGTGGCCGTGCAGACGGCGGTCAAACAGAGCGACGGCGAGTACCTGGTGTCCGGCTGGAGCGAGACCGTGGAGTTCTGCACCGGGGGTgagcgggagcggggcggcccgGGAGGGGCGATTGGGGCGATCCCGGAGGGAGGATGGAGGCGATCCCGGGAGCCCGGAGGGAGGATGGGGGCTATCCCGAGAGCCCGGAGGGAGGATGGAGGCGATCCCAGGAGCCGAGGGCTGAGAGGAGGACGGAGGCGatgctgggagccaggagggaGGACGGGATTTGATGCCTGGAGTCAGGAGCTGGGACGGGGGATGGGGACGATCCCGGGAGctcggaggaggatggaggCAACGCTGAGAGCcgggaggatgaggaggagaggGGCAATGCCcggagctgggagccaggagggagggaggatggggCCGATGCCCGGAGCTGGGAGATGGAAGGGGAAAGAGGGCAATGCCTGGAGCTAAGAGGAAGGACGGGGATGCTgcctggaatgggagcagggagggagaacaGGGGCGACCCCAGGAGCGGGGAGCAAGAGGGGGCGTCAGTGCTGGGAGCCGCGAGCGAGATCGGGGCCGATGCCGGGAGCCACGAGCCGGGAGAGAGGATGGGGCCGGTTCCGGGGGAAACGCCGGGAGCCGGGAGCCCGGAGGAGGACGGGGGCGATGCCGGGAGCTGGCACAAGCCGGGCCGGTTGGAGCGGCAGCTGCTGAGTGGGAGGCGGGAGGTGCGGGGAGCTGCGGGCAGGGACGGGCTGCTGGCGGGGGATGGAGACGCCCTGATGTCCCCGCGCCTGTCCCCAGACTATGCCAAGGAGCAcctggcccagctgcaggagaaaGCGGAGCTGATCGCCGGCCGCATGCTGCGCTTCTCCGTCTTCTACCGCAACCAGCACAAGGAGTACTTCCAGCACGTCAGGtacccccagccccactccccACGCCCCCCGCCCCCAGAGCGCACTCCCTGaccctgcccgtgtccctcttcctcctcctcctcctcgtggCAGGATGCACTGCGGGAACGTGATGAAGCCGTCCCTGAAGGACAACAGCGGCAGCCACGGCTCGCCCACCAGCGGGATGCTGCACGGCATCTTCTTCAGCTGCAACACCGAGTTCAACACCGGGCAGCCCCCCCAGGACTCGCCCTACGGCCGGTACCGCTTCCAAATCCCGGCCCAGCGCCTCTTCAACCCCAACACCAACCTCTACTTCGCGGACTTCTACTGCATGTACACCGCCTACCACTACGTCGTGCTGGTCCTGGCGCCCAAGGGCTCCTCCGGGGATCTCTTCTGCCGGGAGCGCCTTCCCCAGCTGGACATTTCCTCCAACAAGTTCCTGACGTGCTGCGTGGAGGAGGGCGAGCTGGTGTACCGCCACGCCCAGGACAGCATCCTGGAGGTCATTTACACCGAGCCGGTGGACCTGAGCCTCGGCGTGCTGGGGGAGATCAGCGGCCACCAGCTCATGAGCCTCTCCACCGCCAACGCCAAAAAGGACCCCAGCTGCAAGACGTGCAACATCAGCGTGGGGCGCTAAGGGCCGAaggcgggcagggccgggcagggggacGGGCGCCCGCCGAGGGGGCTCCTCCCACGGACGCTGGTGGGTGGAGGGCGCGGGTGGGCTCGGGGGATGCCCCGAGGAAGGAGCCGGCGGGACTCGAGGAGGCAGAGCCCGCGCCGCTGTGCGCCCCGAGGGAGGGAGCCTTCATCTCCTGGACTGGCCGAGCAGCAGCATCCTCGCTGGCGTGAGCCCCGCGCTCTGCCCCGCTCCGCTGCGGGACCCCCTTCCCCGCCGGTGTCCCCCGCATCGCCCCGCCCCAGGTCCGCGCAGCTCCCAGGGAGCCTCGGCCCTGCCAGCCGGGACTGGGGCTCCCCGGCCGCCCCGGGGGGTTCAGGGAGACGTTGGAAGCACCCCCCGGTTTTGAACTGCTCCGGGGGACGGGGGGTGCTCGGACAGGGACCCGCGCTCCTGCCGGCGCGGGGCTGCAGCGGTGCGGGTACCCCGGGGGCGCCCCCGTGTCCcgcccctctctgctctgccgTCCTGCACCGCCCCAACCCCGGCCCGCGGCCccggaggcagcaggaggaggcggGGAAGGGGAGAACGGATCTGAACCCccctccccgtgccccccgACCCGCCGCCCCCCGCATGAGCCGTCGGCAGCATGGCGCTTGGTGCGGCCCCCCCGGGGGCCCGCCCCCGTCTCTGTGTCCCCCTGCACGCTGTACAACCACCGGCTCCCCGTCCCCGagcatccctgtgctgtgctggaggtgtTTCAATAAACTCTGTGCGGTCGCCACCGGCCGTGTCCCGCGCCTCTGTCCCCCGCGGGACCCCAAAAAGTCGCTCTGACACCCCCCACCATCAAGGTGGGGATCCAGCTCAAGGGAAGAGGGGATGGGACTGGGAGGGGACAAGGTGGCCCTCGCCAGCTCTCAGAAAAGTTCGGGTTGGAAGGGCCTGGAGGTCACCAGGTCCATCCcacctgcccaggcagggtcacctgcaTCAGGTGACACAGGAGCGCGTCCAAGTGGGTTTGGAACGCCGCCAGAGAGGGAGGCTCCACCtttccctggggctgtccctgcgCTCTGCCACCCTTCATGGAAAGAAGTTCTCCCTTGTGTTGAGGTGGAActtatgggtttttttatggcCATCTGTCCTTGTGCTGTTCCCCAAACTCCTCTCCCCCGTTTCACCACAGAGACTAAAAACGATAAGTTCCCTGAACTCCTCACCCTCTTTTCACCGTGGAGACTGAAAACCCCTCTGGATGAAAAGCCCCGGTGCCCATCCCGGTTCTGTCCGGGCAcagagcacccccagccctggcacaggcaggcgAGAGGAgcctccccctgcagcagcagcgagcACGGGATGCAGGAGGGGTCGAGGCACGCGGGAGCACGCGGTGGGCGCGGGGGCCGTGCTGCAGCCCACCCGCCATCTGCCACCACCAGCGTGGGGACACGCCGGAGCACGCGGTGGGTGCAGCACGTGGCACCCACCCACCCCACAGCGGGTGCTCCTCTGGCTCAGAGACACCCCAAAATAAAGGTGGTGGGGAGAGAAGGCACCTGCAGAGTCCTGGGGGGCAGGGGGCTCCAAGCCCGCCACCCATCCGCTGTCACCAGGAGATGCTCTGGGTGCTCCTTTGTGggaattcccagctctgctccatcaGAACCCCAAGGATGGGGATCCTCCCTTAGGATCGGGGTTCGTGCAGGGTCCTGGGTGCTTTCCCACCCAGTCCAGCCCCACTTTGGATGCTGTTTTGCTGGGCTGGAAGCAAAGAATCCGGGGCTGCCCCCGCTCCAAGTACAAGGGTATTTATTTCATGGGTacaagagagagagacagcacCTTGTGTGTGTTGGGCTCTTCCCGGTTACTGGTTTGTACATTCAGAGCTTTGGccggggcaggggagggcagcgGGTCCTGCTCGGCCCCCCCAGCACCGGGGTGGGCGGCTGCTGGCGGGGACCCCCCCCGTGCCCCGTGCCGTGGGCGCCCGAGCCCCGGGGCCCCGTGCGAGCGTGTCTTGAGTGCTGAGGTTGGCTGTGTGCTTCTCCTCCGTGCAGTCTGTGCTGGGCAgcgctccctgccctcctcctcctcctcctcctcctgctgccctgcccgcggcggggccgggaccccCGGCCCTCATTTCCTCGTGTGCAGCGTGTCCTGGAACTTGGTGCTGGTGTAGCGAAGGTGGAAACCCTTCTTGTTGATGGTGTCGTCCGAGTGGAAGCGGATCATCACCGAGTCTCCGGCAGAGTAGATCTCctcggggggctgcgggggtgAGGGAGGGGTGCTCAGAGCCGCAGGAATCCCCGGGCTGAGCGCTTATTGTGGGAGGGAACGTTTGCAGGGTGGAGGGTGGGAATCATCGCTCCAGACCAAATTCCCGTGGGGATTTCTCCCCGCTCCGCTCCGGCTCGGCCTCATCCGTCACTCTGCACCCTCACTCCTggcccccaccccaccccaccccacatCCCCCTCTGCCCGAGCTCACCCCGGAGCCGCAGAAGCGGCCGAGGCGCGGCGCCGTCCCGTCGTAGCCATCGAAGAGCTCCATGTAGTCGTATCCGCAGTCGGCCTCCTCCTCGATCTCGAAGGTCTGGAAGATGAGCTCCACGCCGAAGCCCTCCTCAGCCATGATCACCCACTCGCAGTCCGAGCCCCCCGGGTAGTTGTTGTCCCCGAATTGCGCGTGGGAATACAAGTCCTTGGTCTTCACCTCGGCGCGCACCTGGCCCCCGCACACTGCGGGGAGAGCCGGGGTTTAGGGGCGCCTGCACTGTCCCCCCTCCCTGTAACCCCATTTTCCATCCCCAAGGAGGCACCTGTGGTGTGGGTGGCCTCGAATCCCTTCTTCTGGATGGAGTTATCGGACACAAACTTGAGGAACATCTTGTTGCCCGAGGAGACGATGGGCTCGGGCTCCTTGGCCCCGCAGAAGCGGCCGAGCGCCGGGGCCTTGGCGTCCTTCCCATCGAAGACCTCCAGGTGGTCATAGGTGCATTCCTGCTGCGCCTCCACGTCCAGCTCCGAGAAGCTCTGTGGAGGTTCTGGGTGAGGCCGAGGCTTGGCAGAGGGGACCCCAgtgccccccaccccccaatCCCTACCAGCCTGATGCGGTGGCCCGGCGTGGTGCTGATGGCCCAGGTGCACTCCTTCTTACTGGGGTATTTGTCGGGCCAGTTGGGGCTGGTGATGGTCCCCGAGACAGATGTCACCTTGTGGTCACAGCCAGCTGCCGGGACAGCGGGGAGGGTCACGGATGGGTGGGTGGGGGGTTCCCCGGGAATGGGGGGTGCAGGGTGGACCCACCTTCCTTGCAGTCGTGTTTGTTGTCGTGCAGCACGAAGCCGCTGCGGCACTGGCACTCGTAGCTGCCGAAGGAGTTGAGGCACTCGTGCTGGCAGCCCCCGTTGTTCTTGGAGCACTCGTCCTTGtctgggagagagcagaggggtggctgagggggctgggaaAGCCTGGAATGGTGAATTTCCatcccaaaactgcccccagcccagcccgcgGCCCCACGCCGCTGCCCTGCAGCCAAGCAAGCGCCCCCGGCCAGCAgcaagcagctccagcaccccgcttccagctccagccctgggggaaCAGCACggctcctcctctcccctgggcTCACCCATGGGTGCCACCATTACCTGCTGCCGGGACGGATGGGGGAGGCAGAAAAACACACAGTGACAACCAAAGATGCACAAGAAAGACCAGGACGCGGGAGTCCCTCTTTACTCATCGATAGGAAATGTCACAGACACGGTAAAAattggggaagggggaaaaataaaaacaaaccaaggtCAGCTGGTCAATGACAAAACCGAAGGGGTGGGGAGTGCTTagaaccaccaaaaaaaaaaaaaaaaaaaaaggtaaaaaaagtaaaaaaaaaagttaaaaaaaaaaaaaaaaaaaaaaaaaaaaaaaaaaaaaaaaaaaaaaaaaaaaaaaaaaataaggtcaACAACCAGTTCTGTCAAGCAAAAGGCTGCCGGGGCCGGCAGCACGGCTCGGCTCGGTCCCACCGTGCTCCCGCACGGCTCCGGGGCCGCGGCGTTCCTGAGAAAGACGGAGAGGGTGGAGAGGCTCAGGAGGGGCCCCGCGGCCGCTTCTGCATGCGGGACTTGAGGCCGGGCAGGCGAGATTTCGGGGGCTGCAGCTGCGGCTTCTTCTCTgcaaagagagagggagagaaggggggAGCGAtggggggcggggggcggcgggggcggcgggggcatGCGGAGCGGCAGCCGGGGAAGCAGCAGCGAGGGGACCCCCGGGAGCCCCTCtgcggccggggcgggcggctctgcggggaggaagaggaggaggagaaggagggggcACGAGGCTGGCTCcgggaggatgaggatgggctTTGGGTGGGTTCCAGTCTAGGGGTGGAAGTGGAGGGGTTGGGGATCACCCCGAGCTGGCCGGACTCATCTCCCGCCTCCGGGATCGGGGTTCGCCAGCCCCTCCACGAGCCCCCCCAAAGACCCCTCCGCGTCCCATCGCTCCCCCTGCCCGCGGGGCGGTGTTTTGGGGAGGGAAGCCAGCAGCAAGCGGGCACCAGCCCCCCTGAGCGTCCCGCTCCGAGCTCACAGCGATGCCGGGGAGGAGCCGGGTCCCTCCTGGAGCCAGCGGCGAGGGGGGTCCTGCCTcggcccccccggccccgcggccgcctcGCAAGCCGAGGCTGTAACCTGACGTCTCCTGGgtgtgagggaggaggaagcGAGGCGGGAAGAGCCCGtttggggatgggaaggggctcctgggctcagagcagctccagcaccgcGGGGGGAGCTGGCACGGAGGGAGCCTGGGCGGGCGAgacaagagcagcagagagttGGCAGCGGAAAGAAGCGCACCGGGTCGGTGTCTTTAGCAATCCTTTATTCCAACCGGCTCGCTCGCCGCCCGCCGTGCGCTCACCGTTCTCCCCCGAGGGGCATCCGACGGCTCCGGGCTGCTTCTCCGCCCCTCCGCCCCCGGCAGCGCCTCTCCCCCCGCCGCGGGACCCCCGGCGCCGGGCGGAGCTCggcggagccccggggggaCGTACCTGGACGCGGACACCGTGGCGGGTCCCGGGCGGGATGCGCATCCTTACGCGCGAACCGAcggagcccccggcccgccaggaggaggaggaggaggaggaggagaaggaggaggaggaggaggaaggggtcaCGTCTTCAGCGGGGAAAAACGGGCGCCCAGACGGCCGGGCTGCCCGCGGCACCGAGGGATGAGGCTCGTCCGGAGCGCGGGGGACCCTCCGCGGCTAAAAAGGAGCCGCACGGGAGAGGTTTTACCCCGGGGAGCGACCCCGGGGGGACCAGAGGAGGGACCCCGCTGTGGCCGAGTCCTCCAGGGTGGTCCTGCTGCCGGGAAAGCCCGAGACCTGAGCAGGGGAAGGTGAGGAGAGGCTTTGGTGGTCTGTTGTCACCGCACATCCCAGCTGGAtgaggaaaaagagggagaaggggagcgGGAAGGAGCCCGAAGTGCCTCGGGGGGAGACTCACCCGGCTGCCCCGTGGTCCCGCTCGGCCGCCGGGCTTCCCCGAGGAATCACTTTGTGGAGGGTGCCGGCTCCGACGGCTGGGCCCCCTGGGCCGCCCTACTCGCCTTGGTTTTAATTAAACAGATAAAGCAAAGACACCGGAGCCCCGGGCCCGGGGGGCTCTGCCGCTCCAGGGAATCCCCGGTGGCTCCGGGGGGATGCGGGGGTCCCACTGCCCCTCAAAAACGGCCTCGACGGAGCCAAAACGCAGCGGGAGGCTCACGGTGGGCTCCGGGAGgtgcccagggctctgtgccacaCCGAGGGCACCGCCTCGAGTGCGAGGGTCCCGtagcagcccccagccccgggtCCAGCCCCGGCTGCACCCTGGTGTTGTTGacaccccggtgtccccaccAGTCCCCACAGGAGCCACCCGGAGGTGACACCGTCTCCTGGCAGGGTGGCCCGGGAGAGGAGAGCGGGCcttgggcaggcagggaggggcgGGTGATGGTTTTTGGGAGGAGGGGTCGCCCCGGGGAGCGCGGACGCGGCCGGAGGCGGAGCGCTCTGCCCGGGAAGCGCAGGGAGCCGGTGCCGTGCAGCAGAgcggggagcagcagcagcagagcggGGTGTCACCGTCCCCCCACCCCGGTAATGCCACCCGAGGGGTGCAGCACCCGGGGCTGagcacatccctgtccccagcaccccctgggGACCCCCTGAGAGCACCCCGACCTCTGAAAGTAGGAGCCAATTGTCCCctaaaagaggagaaaacctcccaaaatgtgctgccagccaggctgcctgcagctggaggcCTTTGGGACCCGGGGGCTGCACCCCCAGGGTGGGCGAGGGGAGCGTCAGCGGCAGTTTGGGGGCGCAGGGGGGGTCGGCTGggtgagggagggcaggggatgcccgtgccggggccgggcagctCTACCTGAGAAGAAATGGGCTTTGAAGCCCTTCTTGGAGACGGTGTTGTCGGACTTGAACTCGATCCTCATGTTGTTGTACTGGGACGTGATGACCTCGGGCTTCTCGGCGCCGCAGAACTTCCCGTGCAGCTTGGAGTCTGCCGTGAGCCCGCTGCGCACCTCCACAAAGTCGTATTTGCACACCTGGGAGGTGACACGGGGCTGAGGACACTGCAGGGCCACCCCTGGGGCCAGCAGAAAGGACAGGGGCAGCGCCAGGCACGCAGAGGGGCCGCTCCCCCTGACTCACATCGTTGCCCTCGGTCTCGAAGAAGTCGAACTGCAGGGAGATGCGGTACTGGGTGGGCGCCACCAGCTGCCAGATGCAGTTCTTGTTGGGGGGATACTCCTTGGGCCACCCCGGGCTGGTGATGGAGCCGTTGAGCTTGGTGAGGAAACCTCCGCAGGCGGCTGCAGGGCGGGACCACCCAGCGCCCGTCACCTCCACGGGGCTGGGGACGCCACAGGGGAGGGGGCTTTGGGGAGGGGTCTCAGGGCACGCTCACCCTCGCAGCGGCGCTTGTCAGACGCCAGTTCGTAGCCGGGGTCACAGGCGCACTTGTAGCTGCCCAGGGTGTTGACGCAGCGCTGCTCGCAGCCGCCGTTGTTGGGCCGGGAGCACTCGTCCatctctgggcagggcagggggcgTGAGCGGCCGGGGGGGgctcccagcacccccagctccccccggAGCACCCCCCAAACCTTTGAAGAAGTTGACGGCGAACCCGGCCTTGTTGATGGAGCCGTCGGAGACGAACTTCATCCAGAGCTTGTTGGAGGTGCTCTTGATGTCGTCGGGTTTGTCGTAGCCGCAGTAGCGGCCGATGAGGCTGCTGGAGTCGCTGCTGCCGTCCCGGATCTCCAGGTAGTCGTAGGCGCAGCTGTCGTGGCGCTCGATCTGTGGGGGGTGGTGGAACGGGGGTGGGTTTTGGtcccagcacccccaaacccttcctgccCCCGTTGCGCGGGGAAACCGAGGCACGGCGGCGGCGCCGAGGGAcgcagcagccccaggcccgTCCTGAGGGAGGCCTGGGATGAGGAGGTGACCCCTCCCCAGCCTCGGGGGGGGACAGTGACCCACCTCGAAGGACTGGAAGGTCAGTCCCACGTGGTAGCCCTCGGACACAGTGATCTTCCAGACACACACCTTGCTGGGCCGGTAGTCATCGGGGTAGTTGGGGGACTGGATGTGGCCGTTGTCCTTCTTCACGTCCCCCCCGCAGAtggctggaagggaggaggggcAGCCTGAGcccccccgggccccgcggcagcccccgggcccccctgctcccccctaCCTTCGTAGACGGCGAAGAAACCTTTGCCCACCcagttgctgctgctgcggAACTCCACCCACAGGCGGCTGTCGGTGGAGACGATGGGCTCGGGCAGCTTGTTCCCGCAGAACCTGCCTGGGGAGGAAGGCGTGCTGGGCTGCCGTGCTGGaaccctcctcttcctcaccgCCACCTCCTCTTCATCACctccacctcctcttcctcaccgccacctcctcttcctcaccgccacctcctcctcttcctcaccacCATCTCCCTCACTGTGACCTCCTCTTGCTCCTCaccacctcctcttcctcatcaccacctcctcttcctcctcaccacctcctcttcctcactgccACCTTTTCTTCCTCACTGTGATCTCCTCTCCCTCGCCaccacctcctcttcctcctcaccacctcctcttccttgccctctcttccttctcatcaccacctcttcttcctctctgccaCCTTGTCTACCTTACCAtgacctcctcttcctcctcatgactttctcttcctcactgcctcctcctcttcctcatcaccacttccccttcctcctcaccacctcctcttcctcactgcctcctcctccttttcctgctcaccAGCTCTTCTCCCTCACagcctccttctcttcctcaccacctcctcttcctcaccacctcctcttcctcaccacCGCTTCCTCCTGGTCCCTCTCACGCCCCTTCCCAGCCTAAAGCCAAAGTCTGCTTCTCCCTCCACCTCTCCCTCCACCTCTCCCCCCACCTTCCCTCCGGCTTTTCTGGCTTTTTCACTCAAACTGGGattccagctgggatttggggaacaTCCAGTCCACGGGGACAGGACTGGGATCCTGGAATCTCCCTGGGGAACATCCAGGTCCTGGGGGTGGGACCAGGACCCTGGCACACCCTGGGGAACATCACAGGGGTGGGACAAGGACACTGGAATCTCCCTGGGGTGGGACCGGGACCCTGGCACTCCCTggggagagctgtgccagctggatCACCCAGACTGGTTTCACTGCTGTGGGCTAAACTGGGAGCTCCGTTCACCCCAATAACCCCTCCGGGGGTTgattcccccctccccaggacTTTGAGGtaccaggcaggcagggagagaggcagagggggtcccccggccccgctgccggccCCGGCGGGCAGGAGGAGCGGGCAGGGGGCCCCGGGTTGTTACCTCGCAGCGTGGCCTTTCTCCAGAACCCGTCTCTCACCTCCACGTAGTCGTACCAGCACAGCCGGCTTCGGTACAGGTCCAGGGTAGTGAAATTCAGGATGATCTAAGgttgggaaggagcaggaggagcgTGGGGTGAGCTCCCCCCACACCCCGGTGGCCGGGAGGAGCCCAGACCCTCCTGGCGGAGCCCAGACCCTCCTGGAGGAGCCCAGACCCTCCTGGTGCAGCCCAGACCCTCCTGGTGCAGCCCAGACCCTCCTGGTGCAGCCCAGACCCTCCTGGTGCAGCCCAGATCCTCCTGGTGGAGCCCAGACCCTCCTGGTGGAGCCCAGACTCTCCTGGCGGAGCCCAGACcctcctggcagagcccagacccTCCTGGTGCAGCCCAGATCCTCCTGGAGGAGCCCAGACCCTCCTGGTGCAGCCCAGACcctcctggcagagcccagacccAGAGCATCCCACCCCACCTGGGATGCTGGGATTGGGAACGCCCCAAAACCGGGgtgggaggaggatgaggagggctgggagagggtggGAGCCTTCATCCCAGCGGTCAGTACCTTCTCTCCGGGGGTGACGGAGATCCTCCAGACGCAGTGCATGTGGGCAGAGTATCCATTGGGGAATTCTGGGGAGGAGAAGTTGCCCTGGCTGTCCTGCAGTGTCTCCCCGCAGGCTGTGAAGGGAGAAAAGCGGGGTTCAGACCCCCCAGAGAAACCCCCAGTAGCAGGGAGGGCACGGCTGCATCACCCCCATCCCCAGCGCCCTTCTCCCTCCCTAACCCCCAGCCCCGaggaccaaacaaaacccaaatcacctccaccccacccctccctggAGCGGCTCCGTGACACCCCCAaagggccgggccgggggcaggAGCGCTGCC includes these proteins:
- the BMP1 gene encoding bone morphogenetic protein 1 isoform X2 — its product is MAGLRSCGLLLCLLLARALRFPDYSYVLEEEEEDEEPLDYKDPCKAAAFLGDIALDEEDLQLFQVDRVVDLARHTITRLPSNSSGTATPPAPPPAPSPVLLTPPVPTGSNATSPRPGRPGRRRGRQRARSRRAATSRPERVWPDGVIPYVISGNFSGSQRAIFRQAMRHWEKHTCVTFLERNDEDSYIVFTYRPCGCCSYVGRRGGGPQAISIGKNCDKFGIVVHELGHVIGFWHEHTRPDRDDHVSIIRENIQPGQEYNFLKMEPEEVESLGETYDFDSIMHYARNTFSRGIFLDTILPKYDVNGVRPAIGQRTRLSKGDIAQARKLYRCPACGETLQDSQGNFSSPEFPNGYSAHMHCVWRISVTPGEKIILNFTTLDLYRSRLCWYDYVEVRDGFWRKATLRGRFCGNKLPEPIVSTDSRLWVEFRSSSNWVGKGFFAVYEAICGGDVKKDNGHIQSPNYPDDYRPSKVCVWKITVSEGYHVGLTFQSFEIERHDSCAYDYLEIRDGSSDSSSLIGRYCGYDKPDDIKSTSNKLWMKFVSDGSINKAGFAVNFFKEMDECSRPNNGGCEQRCVNTLGSYKCACDPGYELASDKRRCEAACGGFLTKLNGSITSPGWPKEYPPNKNCIWQLVAPTQYRISLQFDFFETEGNDVCKYDFVEVRSGLTADSKLHGKFCGAEKPEVITSQYNNMRIEFKSDNTVSKKGFKAHFFSDKDECSKNNGGCQHECLNSFGSYECQCRSGFVLHDNKHDCKEAGCDHKVTSVSGTITSPNWPDKYPSKKECTWAISTTPGHRIRLSFSELDVEAQQECTYDHLEVFDGKDAKAPALGRFCGAKEPEPIVSSGNKMFLKFVSDNSIQKKGFEATHTTVCGGQVRAEVKTKDLYSHAQFGDNNYPGGSDCEWVIMAEEGFGVELIFQTFEIEEEADCGYDYMELFDGYDGTAPRLGRFCGSGPPEEIYSAGDSVMIRFHSDDTINKKGFHLRYTSTKFQDTLHTRK
- the BMP1 gene encoding bone morphogenetic protein 1 isoform X1 translates to MAGLRSCGLLLCLLLARALRFPDYSYVLEEEEEDEEPLDYKDPCKAAAFLGDIALDEEDLQLFQVDRVVDLARHTITRLPSNSSGSNATSPRPGRPGRRRGRQRARSRRAATSRPERVWPDGVIPYVISGNFSGSQRAIFRQAMRHWEKHTCVTFLERNDEDSYIVFTYRPCGCCSYVGRRGGGPQAISIGKNCDKFGIVVHELGHVIGFWHEHTRPDRDDHVSIIRENIQPGQEYNFLKMEPEEVESLGETYDFDSIMHYARNTFSRGIFLDTILPKYDVNGVRPAIGQRTRLSKGDIAQARKLYRCPACGETLQDSQGNFSSPEFPNGYSAHMHCVWRISVTPGEKIILNFTTLDLYRSRLCWYDYVEVRDGFWRKATLRGRFCGNKLPEPIVSTDSRLWVEFRSSSNWVGKGFFAVYEAICGGDVKKDNGHIQSPNYPDDYRPSKVCVWKITVSEGYHVGLTFQSFEIERHDSCAYDYLEIRDGSSDSSSLIGRYCGYDKPDDIKSTSNKLWMKFVSDGSINKAGFAVNFFKEMDECSRPNNGGCEQRCVNTLGSYKCACDPGYELASDKRRCEAACGGFLTKLNGSITSPGWPKEYPPNKNCIWQLVAPTQYRISLQFDFFETEGNDVCKYDFVEVRSGLTADSKLHGKFCGAEKPEVITSQYNNMRIEFKSDNTVSKKGFKAHFFSDKDECSKNNGGCQHECLNSFGSYECQCRSGFVLHDNKHDCKEAGCDHKVTSVSGTITSPNWPDKYPSKKECTWAISTTPGHRIRLSFSELDVEAQQECTYDHLEVFDGKDAKAPALGRFCGAKEPEPIVSSGNKMFLKFVSDNSIQKKGFEATHTTVCGGQVRAEVKTKDLYSHAQFGDNNYPGGSDCEWVIMAEEGFGVELIFQTFEIEEEADCGYDYMELFDGYDGTAPRLGRFCGSGPPEEIYSAGDSVMIRFHSDDTINKKGFHLRYTSTKFQDTLHTRK
- the BMP1 gene encoding bone morphogenetic protein 1 isoform X3 encodes the protein MAGLRSCGLLLCLLLARALRFPDYSYVLEEEEEDEEPLDYKDPCKAAAFLGDIALDEEDLQLFQVDRVVDLARHTITRLPSNSSGTATPPAPPPAPSPVLLTPPVPTGSNATSPRPGRPGRRRGRQRARSRRAATSRPERVWPDGVIPYVISGNFSGSQRAIFRQAMRHWEKHTCVTFLERNDEDSYIVFTYRPCGCCSYVGRRGGGPQAISIGKNCDKFGIVVHELGHVIGFWHEHTRPDRDDHVSIIRENIQPGQEYNFLKMEPEEVESLGETYDFDSIMHYARNTFSRGIFLDTILPKYDVNGVRPAIGQRTRLSKGDIAQARKLYRCPACGETLQDSQGNFSSPEFPNGYSAHMHCVWRISVTPGEKIILNFTTLDLYRSRLCWYDYVEVRDGFWRKATLRGRFCGNKLPEPIVSTDSRLWVEFRSSSNWVGKGFFAVYEAICGGDVKKDNGHIQSPNYPDDYRPSKVCVWKITVSEGYHVGLTFQSFEIERHDSCAYDYLEIRDGSSDSSSLIGRYCGYDKPDDIKSTSNKLWMKFVSDGSINKAGFAVNFFKEMDECSRPNNGGCEQRCVNTLGSYKCACDPGYELASDKRRCEAACGGFLTKLNGSITSPGWPKEYPPNKNCIWQLVAPTQYRISLQFDFFETEGNDVCKYDFVEVRSGLTADSKLHGKFCGAEKPEVITSQYNNMRIEFKSDNTVSKKGFKAHFFSEKKPQLQPPKSRLPGLKSRMQKRPRGPS